One part of the Thermoflexus sp. genome encodes these proteins:
- a CDS encoding HAD family hydrolase: protein MIRAVLFDLDGTLLGNDMDRFMPAYFDCLQKFVAPHDPSETFLSALLIAVREAIRRPDPRRTVWERFMEAFERETRRSRDFWIPIFERFYGEAFPSLRALTAPRVEARLLVERARARGLRIAVATNPVFPEVAIRQRLEWAGLGDIPFDWVTTMENMHFTKPWPEYYLEVASHLQVAPEACGMIGNDWEQDIEPARKVGMRTFWVCEGEDGWSWRNQGDLGRALQWLEDLR, encoded by the coding sequence ATGATCCGCGCGGTTCTGTTCGACCTGGACGGCACGCTGCTGGGCAACGATATGGATCGCTTCATGCCGGCCTATTTCGACTGCCTTCAGAAGTTCGTGGCGCCTCACGATCCGTCGGAAACCTTCCTCTCCGCTCTCCTGATCGCGGTGCGGGAGGCGATCCGCCGGCCGGATCCCCGGCGCACGGTATGGGAACGCTTTATGGAGGCTTTTGAGCGGGAGACGAGGCGATCGCGGGATTTCTGGATCCCGATCTTCGAACGCTTTTACGGGGAGGCCTTTCCGTCTTTGCGCGCCCTCACGGCACCCCGGGTGGAGGCCCGGCTCCTGGTGGAGCGGGCGCGGGCGCGGGGCCTGCGCATCGCTGTGGCGACGAACCCGGTCTTCCCGGAGGTCGCCATCCGCCAGCGTCTGGAATGGGCTGGCCTGGGGGATATCCCCTTCGACTGGGTCACCACGATGGAGAATATGCACTTCACCAAGCCATGGCCCGAATATTACCTGGAGGTGGCGAGCCATTTACAGGTGGCCCCGGAGGCATGCGGGATGATCGGCAATGACTGGGAGCAGGACATCGAGCCGGCGCGAAAGGTAGGGATGCGGACGTTCTGGGTTTGCGAGGGTGAAGATGGATGGTCCTGGAGGAACCAGGGAGATCTCGGCCGGGCGCTTCAATGGCTGGAAGATCTCCGATAG